The window GGGAACTCCTTGCTCTCTTCAATTAACATCAGCAGCATCAAGTTAGGCAGACACGAAGAAAATCTAGGCAGAGGTTAGGAAGTGctgccttcaaaataaaacaggcaGGTTTTTGAGCCAGAGGCTTGACGAATCAGTGGCTACTCGAACAGATGATACAAATAACCCTACTTTTAgtgtgtttttggttttttaatgtaatttactTACAAGTCAAGAAGAATGTGTGACACAAAAGTATGTGTATATTACAGAaactgttatttaaaaaaagattcaatgAAAAGGGGGTTGGCAAATGTGTTTACTTTGGAAATTAATTCAAAATGTGTAACATGTTCCAAAACCAgagtttattctttttttaaagcaatactATATGTAGGGcatcaaatattaatattgtgcAGGGTCTTTTcagatttatttaattttcaatgaCCAAAAATGTCCACTTAAAGCAAGAGTGGGggagtctggtcctcgagagcccctatccagtcttttttccatatctccttcctctagcacacctgaatcaaatgatcaactcatcagcaagctgtccagctGATCccaatgatttgattcaggtgtgttggtgaagggagatatggaaagaaGACTGGAtatgggctctcgaggactggacatGGCCACCCCTGACTTAAAGAGTTAAGTATTAATGGACCCTCTTTTAAAACATGTCTCCTGGCCGGAAAAGGAAGTAGCCATGTATGGTAACTTGACAAGAATTTCCAGTCGGCTCAGCAGCAGCATGAGAAGGGTGCGGGACAAGAAGCACAGAGCAAATTTGTCGGCTTAGAGAGAATcttgttcattttaaaagaaaaaagaagatgAGCCATACTTGGAAAAAGTAGCAGTACTGCAGGGGCTCATCTGTTAGATCCTAAATTAGATCCAGAACAGGTTTGTGAAATTGGAAGCAAGTGGATGACTCAAATTGACTTcagtggaaatattttttcttcaagatATTGagctgattcattttttttttttttttactcaaggaAGACCCTGCCTGCAATCCAACCCGGTGGTAAAACTTTCACTTGATCATGAGCCGTTGTTAAGATTGAACTTGGAAACGACAAAAGCTAGATAATAAGGTGATCGAGCTGAGCATGGCCATCAACACGGACACCGACTTCCTCAAGTCCAATCTGGGCgagggcggcggcggtggtgccggcggtggaGGCGGTGGCGGGGGAGGAGGAGGCGCCCACCTGGCCGGCTTCCAGGAGACCGAGAAACTCCTGGCCGTCACCAGCGAGCCGGCCGGACATGGACTCAAAATGTCCTCGTCCTTCTCTGTCAACATGGAGCAGCAGCAAGCCAAAGCATCGGAGGCGGACTACAACGGCCACGGGATGAGGTCGGGCTCCGCGGGGCAGCTGGCCGCGGCCGCGCCCCTCTCCCCGTCCAAAGTCAGCCTGAGCCGTTCGTCCACCGGCAACGCCACCGTGCAGGAGAGCCCCAAACCACGAGACTACCTGATCCTGGTCATCATTTCTTGCTTCTTCCCCGTGTGGCCCGTCAGCATCGTTGCCCTCGTCTACTCCATAATGGTAAGGAACAGGACAGACCacactcattaaaaaaataaaataatattaagtgAGATTTAAG of the Stigmatopora argus isolate UIUO_Sarg chromosome 10, RoL_Sarg_1.0, whole genome shotgun sequence genome contains:
- the trarg1a gene encoding trafficking regulator of GLUT4 1 isoform X1 — protein: MAINTDTDFLKSNLGEGGGGGAGGGGGGGGGGGAHLAGFQETEKLLAVTSEPAGHGLKMSSSFSVNMEQQQAKASEADYNGHGMRSGSAGQLAAAAPLSPSKVSLSRSSTGNATVQESPKPRDYLILVIISCFFPVWPVSIVALVYSIMSRNSLQAGDVDGARRLGRLARLLSIVSIVLGVVAIIVFVSLSAIN
- the trarg1a gene encoding trafficking regulator of GLUT4 1 isoform X2, whose protein sequence is MAINTDTDFLKSNLGEGGGGGAGGGGGGGGGGGAHLAGFQETEKLLAVTSEPAGHGLKMSSSFSVNMEQQQAKASEADYNGHGMRSGSAGQLAAAAPLSPSKVSLSRSSTGNATVQESPKPRDYLILVIISCFFPVWPVSIVALVYSIMEGVSGGFTWNVSQMKVT